The following coding sequences lie in one Alicyclobacillus curvatus genomic window:
- a CDS encoding GPR endopeptidase has protein sequence MNTNSTYSPYTDMAIEAHEVARQAREVVKGVREESQDVGDVHISRIHVLNKNGERALGKQVGRYTTLDVPKLRRRNPELQAEVSRLFAEELGKLADLDENSKVLVVGLGNEHVTPDALGPKVVERLFVTRHLFRYMPEALGDGFRTVSAVSPGVLGVTGIETSEIVEGIVEHVKPDVVIAIDALASLSLNRVNASIQIADSGINPGSGVGNHRKALNEETLGCKVFAVGVPTVVHAATIANDAIDLVLSQLNESVPGNQASQLFDKFSSQEKWKLIQELLEPLGNNLMVTPKEVDEFVDDTAEVLAKGLNMALHPAITAEEAAQVTH, from the coding sequence ATGAACACAAACAGTACATATAGCCCGTATACGGATATGGCCATCGAGGCTCACGAGGTTGCGCGGCAGGCTCGCGAAGTCGTGAAAGGGGTGCGCGAGGAGTCTCAAGATGTGGGGGACGTGCACATCTCGCGCATCCATGTGCTCAATAAAAATGGTGAGCGGGCGTTGGGCAAGCAAGTGGGGCGGTACACCACTCTGGACGTTCCCAAACTTCGGCGGCGCAACCCTGAGTTACAGGCGGAGGTGTCTCGACTCTTTGCAGAGGAGTTAGGTAAACTGGCCGATCTCGATGAGAACTCCAAAGTGCTCGTCGTCGGCCTTGGGAATGAACATGTGACACCTGACGCACTCGGACCCAAAGTGGTGGAGCGGCTATTCGTGACTCGCCATCTATTTCGCTACATGCCGGAAGCACTTGGTGATGGCTTTCGTACGGTCTCTGCGGTTTCGCCAGGAGTCCTTGGAGTCACGGGAATTGAGACGAGTGAGATTGTAGAAGGTATTGTCGAACACGTCAAACCAGACGTGGTCATTGCCATTGACGCCCTCGCCTCCCTGTCGTTAAATCGCGTGAATGCGTCGATTCAGATCGCGGATTCGGGAATCAATCCTGGGTCCGGCGTAGGCAATCATCGCAAAGCACTCAATGAGGAAACACTTGGCTGCAAAGTTTTTGCCGTGGGGGTTCCGACGGTCGTCCACGCCGCCACCATTGCAAATGACGCGATTGACCTTGTGCTCTCACAATTGAATGAATCGGTGCCTGGCAACCAGGCTTCCCAACTGTTCGACAAGTTCAGTTCCCAAGAAAAATGGAAGTTGATTCAAGAACTGCTTGAGCCGTTGGGTAACAATCTCATGGTTACGCCGAAGGAGGTCGACGAGTTCGTCGACGATACCGCTGAGGTGCTTGCGAAGGGATTGAATATGGCTCTTCATCCGGCGATTACGGCCGAAGAAGCAGCCCAAGTGACACATTAG
- a CDS encoding lytic transglycosylase domain-containing protein, with protein MMDMTAMGSSSPMSPMSMSPAGTTAGTSTPTNVADFWLQQLLGELGGVSQPLLGQTIAAIGGDSSVNGASSSSVGPMSSSVSSILSGANDLFPGSSPANGSSTNVPSQTVTDAVNQASAAFGLPVQLINSVIQTESGYQPNAVSSAGAIGLMQLMPATAQEMGVQNPYDPVQNIWGGTRYLSSLVNQFHGDMKLAVAAYNAGPGAVLTHGGVPPYPETQHYVQKVLQGAGMNV; from the coding sequence ATGATGGATATGACAGCGATGGGTTCATCATCGCCCATGTCGCCTATGTCCATGTCGCCAGCGGGTACGACCGCCGGTACGTCCACTCCCACAAACGTCGCAGACTTTTGGCTGCAACAGTTGCTTGGTGAATTAGGTGGGGTGTCCCAACCGTTGCTCGGTCAAACAATCGCGGCTATTGGAGGGGACAGCTCTGTCAACGGGGCTTCATCTTCGTCAGTCGGACCGATGTCTTCGTCAGTTTCGTCGATTTTGTCGGGGGCAAATGACCTGTTCCCAGGCAGCAGCCCAGCAAATGGAAGTTCAACAAATGTCCCATCGCAGACCGTGACAGACGCTGTGAATCAAGCGAGCGCTGCGTTTGGGTTGCCTGTTCAGCTCATCAACAGCGTCATCCAAACAGAATCGGGATATCAACCGAACGCTGTCAGTTCTGCCGGAGCGATTGGGCTGATGCAGTTAATGCCGGCCACCGCGCAAGAAATGGGTGTCCAAAATCCGTACGATCCCGTTCAAAACATCTGGGGCGGCACGCGTTACCTGTCATCGCTGGTGAACCAGTTTCACGGCGATATGAAGTTAGCCGTAGCCGCATACAATGCGGGGCCTGGAGCGGTCCTTACGCACGGCGGCGTACCTCCGTATCCCGAAACCCAGCACTACGTGCAAAAAGTCCTGCAGGGGGCTGGCATGAACGTCTGA